In Rhodamnia argentea isolate NSW1041297 chromosome 1, ASM2092103v1, whole genome shotgun sequence, the genomic window TGATGAAAGATGCGATATCTTCAGGTCCTATCACGGTATTTCTGATGGGAACACATACCAATTTTGCGCTTTTTCTCATGACCAATCCTCATCTGAAGAGAAATGTCGAGCACATATATGCCATGGGTGGTGCTATTAGGTCCACTTGCCCGAAAGTCAGTGACCCTTCTCAACAAGCTGCCTGTGCTAACATTGGCAACTTGTTTCCTCGAGATAGTAATCCGTATGCGGAGTTCAACTTTTTTGGAGATCCTTTTGCTGCATATGAGGTAACCTTGTAATCTGGATGCTCTCTTTGTTTGTGAGTGATGAGAAATTTTATCAGGATAAAAAGATGTAAGCATTCAAGGTCTTGTCTATCCTAAGGGTGTTTTGCAGTCCAGGTACTTCATTCGGGAATTCCAGTCACGCTCGTTCCTCTCGACGCAACGAGAACCATTCCTGTTGATAAGAACTTCTTCCAGGCATTCGAAAGGAGTCAAGATACATATGAGGCACATTATTGTTTCCAATCGTTGAAAATGGTTCGCGATACTTGGTTCAGTGACCGTTTTCATGAGGTACGTCCTGACACATTTCTATTTTCCAGAACTATTGAGAATAGTGCTGTAGCTGCCTAGACAAGATTGGTGATTCACGAAATGATCACTTCCCAGAACTATTACATGTGGGACTCATTCATGGTTGGAGTGGCCATATCTAATATGCGAAATCAGCAAAacttggaagaagaaaatgcattTGCTGAGATGGAGTACATAAACATCACGGTTGTTACTTCGAACAAGCCTTATGGAGTTTCAGATGGCTCCAATCCCTTCTTTGATGGGCTTACTGTCCCAAAGTTCAGACTAAGGAACAATGGAGTGCATAGTGGTCATGTTCAGATGGGAATGCAAGATCCATTTTGCGAAGCAGAGAATAAAGGGACATGTCAGGTAGTCACTTTTACCTATACCATTATAATTATTATAATTACAGGACTCTGTGGTCATAGTATATGCGCCACGGGCATTAAtagtttcattttttccattaaGTTAGTTTTAGGCAATAAGTTACGTTTACTTTACCATTTGAATTAGATGACTTTGTGGTAATAATAACCGTGCCCAGCGCATCAATGTTTCTACTTTGCGATAAGCCAGCATTTTATTCACAAAACTCAGGTGAGCAAGGCCTGCTACGTTCTCAACAAAGTGCTTACAAACCCTATTCATAAAGGCCATCTTCCACTTCCAGGGCATCAATATTTCACGAGTAATATCATGTACTACTGCATTTAATGGATGACTAGGCAATCGCTATGTTCATTTACTACACATAGTGAAGTGCAAGATAATGTGTTTACAGGTATGCTGATATTGTTGATTAAGCTTTATTGTAGGATGGTTACACAGAGGAGGCAACTGGTCCAGAAGCAGTGCGTGTTCTTGTCGCGACGAAAGCTAAGCCAAGCCAAGACACCAAAAGCTCACTGAACAAAGAGTTCTACGAAAGCTTCTTGAATGTAAACTATCATGAGATCTTTTGTCCAGAGCACAATATGTTATGTTTTCACTATTTGAAATGAAgatggttctctttcttttatatgTCTGTGAAGATGAATTTTGACTGGCTGACGACACCAAATAGAATAATGCCATGCGGATAGATAGCTGCATAGTCCATTGTTTAAGCTGATGTTGTTTATGTTGGCACAATGAACAAGATTTCTGGTGCTGTTTCAGGTTTTAAACAATCCCGAACAAAGTGGAAGGTTCAACATCACGACACAGTTCCCTCACTACAGGGAAATTATGCTTAAGCCAGACAGTGATATGAGGTCCACCGGAAAACCTGTTGTCTTCGACATGGATATGAGTGCCGGAGATTTTCTATCTCTTTTGTACCTTTTGAAAGTGCCGAGGGAACTTATCAACCTTAAGGTAGGAATTGAGACCGTGCACCACTCATTGACAAATTAGACTTGGGAAACAATTGACAATTGTTGGAGCCCTTTTACACTTTATGATCTGTAGCTCATATTCTCCCCTAACCATTTCTAAGCACTGCTGCTAATGTGCTTATGGACAAATAGGGCATAATAGCGGGTTCAACTGGCTGGGCTACCGCTGCAACAGTTGACATTGTTTATGATGTTTTGCACATGATGGGTCGGGATGATATTCCGGTTGGTCTTGGAGATGCATTTGCACATGAACAGACAGATCCAACTTTTCCTGCTATAGGGGACTGCAAGTACAGAAAGGCAATTCCTCATGGTGGCGGCGGCTTCTTAGATGCCGACACGCTCTACGGATTGTCTCATGATTTGCCTAATAGTCCTAGAAGGTTTTGCACCTCTCATtgttatttctctcttttgcaaAAGTTGATTATTCTTCTGTCCTGTTATGCATATTGTCTGCCTCAGTAAAAAACATCAGAAAGTTTAATGGTTGCATGTATGATAGGCTGTCTTGCTTTATATACGTTGGACACTTTCTTGCTTAGCATTTTTTGTAAATTCGTTTCTCTAACTAAGGGGAGGAAAAATAACTAATGCATTTGAGTTTTTCAGAATATTCTGATCTCGGCTCTTAACTTCTGTGTCAGATACACGGCAGAAAATTCGATGAGGTTTGGAGCTCCTCGAAATACTGATCACCCTGAATTTAGACAGCCTCTTGCAGTTGATGTCTGGAAATCTGTTGTCAAATCACTAGACCCAGCCGCCAAAATTACCATATTGAGCAATGGACCCTTAACAAACTTGGCCTCAATCATTCATTTGAAAAACTCAAGCTCGGTGATCCAGGTAAATTCAATGACAAGGATAAACTTGTCGTCACCTGTTTAAGATAAATGATCCGTTAAGACCAGTGATCGCGCTTGAATttcagatttccttattagttTTCAAACATGAGAAACTGAGAACTTCTTTTATAGGTCATTTTGCACATGTTTGATATCACATCATGAATATCGTTACAATTCTATTTTATCTGCTTCCCTGAAGAAAAATGCCtatatgataaaattttccACTATCTCTATTGTATTTTGCAGGATATATATGTTGTTGGGGGACATGTTGGCGATGGCAATGAAAGAGGAAATCTCTTTACTGTACCTTGTAACAAATTTGCAGAATTCAACATGTTTCTTGATCCTCTAGCTGCAAAGGCCGTTTTCGCCTCGGGGCTTAACATAACACTCATTCCACTCGGTATGCAAAGGAGGGTCAGTTCCTTCCCAATGatattaaacaaattacaaGTTGCGAACAGGACTCCTGAAGCTTCATTGGCCCATCATTTGCTTGCGACTCTGTGGAAGTTGCAGCAGAAACATAACATATATCATCATATGGTAAGAGAGCTTGATCGTCTCTTCATGAATTGGCTGAAGGTCGCGTACATGTGAATATTTACTCTCTGAGTAATACCACAGTTAAAGCAATTTACTTTGTCAAGGATGAGTGATCATAGAGTAGTAGTCTGCATTAATTCAAGTAGTTAGGGAAGAAACTCTGAGGAAATATGGCAATGGTTGCACAATTTTTTCTGCTTTGAGAATTGACACATCAGAAAAATCTACTTTATAATACATCACTATGCAGGATTTATTCTTGGGGGAAACTCTGGGAGCAGTGACATTAGCCAGCAACATTTCTCACTTAAATAGGACTTTCGAGTTCAAGCCTCTCAACATCTTGGCCGATGGAGACGAATCAAAAATCGGAGAAATTATCATCGACGAAAAGCGAGGAAAACCAGTGAAGATTTTGAGAAGCATTGACGAGGAGGCCTACTATGAGCATTTTGCGGAAGTACTGGGTAATGAAAGACAGTCCGCTGTACCGGGGAGCTATGGTGAGCCACAAAGAGCAGATACTGAATCCCAGGCAGGAGTGTCAACAGTCATGAGGGAAGTCAGTAATCTCTTGCCCTTAGAATTAGGATTGATTCTGTTTTCTCTTTGTTTACACATGATGGTCTGCATAAGAATTAGACAACAGTAGAGTACGTGGACGGCATGTTGGCCAATATTCACGAATAGGAAGAGCGAAAAGTTTAAGAGTTGTTGCACTTGTCGGCGAAAAGCCATGTTGTGAAGACAGTTTAAACTTTGGAGATGTTGAAGTTTTAACTATAAATTGTCAATGTAGGATGAACGAAGTCCTTCTAGAGGTATATGTTGCATTAGCACCAGAAATAGAGCTTGTGACGCAGTGAAAAGGACATACGACCAGCTATCTTCTTGGTTTTGGTACAGTTTGGAATGCATTAATATGCTTAGAATTAGGATTGATTCTGTTTTCTCTTTGTTTACACATGATGGTCTGCATAAGAATTAGACAACAGTAGAGTACGTGGACAGCATGTCGGCCAATATTCACGAAtaggaagaatgaaaaatttAAGAGTCGTTGCACTTGTCGGTGAAAAGCCATTTTGTGAAGACAGTTTAGACTTTGGAGATGTTGAAGTTTTAACTATAAATTATCAATGTGGGATGAACGATGTCCTTCTAGAGGTATATGTTGCATTAGCACCAGAAATGATAATAGAGCTTGTGACGCAGTGAAAAGGACATACGACCAGCTATCTTCTTGGTTTCGGTACAGTGTGGAATGCATTAATATGCTCGACGTatggaagagaaacagtttAGGACCTCCAAACAACCTCTGTTTTTCCTTATTAAGATTCGTCCTCTGTCTCAGTGGAAACACTACATTATTTGCTGCTAGTTGCAGTTCTTGATGCATTTCATGTATCTTGATACTCATAATGAGTGTCTCTCACTATTCACAAAACAGCGGTACAAAATTTGAAACTAACTCTGTCAAAATGATGAGAATGACCATAAGTGACCTTAGACATAGAGCGGAATACGGGAGAAGCAAATGTGTGGTGCCGAGTGCTTTTTTTAGGACTAGAATAGCTCGTTCTTGAAAGACGGTGATTCGTTCTCGGCCACGATTagtaaaaagaagagaaatacaACAAGTTATAATTTACTGAAGTGCCATTAAATTAAGACCTTTCGGTCTTATACGCATCAGACAAGGAGACATCTGCTAACCATCAGTGACAACAGTTGACTTCGAAGGATGCATCAGCTCAATTCATGCGTAACTGACATCAAAGTTTGGtgatcaaagaaacaaaaaagataatGCTATTAAAAAAGTAACCTCTGAATTtaagccataaaaaaaatagaagattcCTTTACAAAAATGTGGTCTGCATCTTCAAAGTCATACACTATTGACAACCAATGTTCAGCTTCACTGCTTCAGCTCCCTATAAAATCATATCACCAGGTTTTGGCTGGCCAACTATACTGGCCGGTcgtttcacatttttttttgttgggtcaaTAGAAGAATAATGCATCTCCTTGCAATGCAAAATCTGGTAAGAGAGTCTGATAAAACTGGAAGAAAGACTCAGATTCTTAATATTAacatctgagagagagagagaggataatcATGGTCATTGTCTAAAAGGAGGTTAAAACATCAGATTGCTGTCCTAGAAGCCATGTAATCATCTTCTAGAGATCAGCTCCTCTTCCCCTTCCTCTTTGTAAACATACAAACTTCACTTTATGTGGGCTTTTGGTGATTGGGTAACACGCACAATGTTGCCTTGTGCAACCGAAACGCGAGCTTTTTTATAAGAGCAATGAAGAGTTTATTCACATTGTTCTCTTTTGATTACTCATGGATTTGCATTTTGCTACAAGAGAAGATCAAAAGCTGATGCCACCACCCAAGTTCTTGCCGAAAACGGGTtaagaggaaaaacaaatgaaggaGGACCATCTCTCctcaaataaaagcaaaaataatgGACTCATAGTCACATTTCTTCATTCTTGTAAAAATTTCCTAACTCCATTCCCACTTCATCACACAGGAGGTGACCCACCAGCTGCCAAAATCTGCTTCTCCAGCTGATTAACCAAACAGAACATTAGGACTTCTGAGTAATTAAGGAAATTGGGAGgaataatttggaaataatagGATCTTCTACTTGATGCTTACATTGAACAGAATCTCAAGCTTATTCTTAATCAGGGAATACTCATGCTTTACTTCTTGCAGACATTTGAGGCACCTACACAACAAGGGAAAATGAGCGGCCACTTCAAGTAAGGACCGTTTCAAAATGGATCATCATTATCAAAAACTTAAACTTTGTTGCATGGGGAGATTGTGAAGtggatctttttccttttattcttcCCACTAATGTCATGTTGGTGATGGGGAGGGACTCACTCACCCTTCGACATTCTTGTCCTGGCAGGAGTTGCGGAAGGCGATGCAGACTCTTTGAACTCTCTGCGCGCCAATGCTGTAATTCCAAAGAACAATTTCATCTCGCTCAGGATTTGGAAATTGAAAGAGCCATCATTCCTGAACATAGATGCGACTGTATGCATGATGACCACATGAGTTTCTACTTTTTACTAGTCTTTTTTGTTCGTTCTTTTTTCCAAAGGAGTGTGATCTTCTGTTTCGACCAGAAAAGACCTTGGACAAACATTTAATGGAACATGTCCATTATATGGGAAAGGGCGACTGTTGCTCAAACTGCTCATGATTTTGCTGTTATAAGCAAATAGTTTAACAtgctaaaagaaagaaaggaacagAGTCCTTTGGAAATGGCAAGTACCTGGAGCTGCTGCCTTTCAGCTGATGCACGTGAGCATCCACCTTATTGAAATCAATATTCTGCTGATCACTAaacacaaaaagggaaaaaagataagaaatgcataacttttttctgattttgttcaaGGAGATAATATGTTGAAGAGGGTATTGGAAAGTTGGAACACATTTGGAAAATCTCACAGTGCTGTGGCCAGCTCATTGAGAAGCCTCTCAGAGTCATCAAAGAACAGTGACACCACCTCCACAACAAAGTCTGGGTTGTTCTCATCTTGCAGCTGCTGAAGCTGAGTGAACTGCTCATCCAGAAATCCCTTCTCACCAGCAAAATAAACAAGGAGAGAAACTCATTCTTTGAGGGTACTctttgaggaaaaagaaaaagaaaaagaccaaAGTTTTGCTGTTCTCACCTCATGAAATAGTAGAGTGGTGTACTCAAATAACTGCCTCTTCAACTGAGCTACATCCATGGTTATAGTTTCAGATAGTCTCCATTCATTTAAAAGCAGTAGACACCCGGAAAGAGGTTTTATAATGGCACTGAACTGAACACTGAGGTTGGGTGAGTATATAAGTAAGATTCCAAAGGATTGGCTTGTCTCATACAGTGTATGCAGTCACTCTTGTCAGGCAGTGtctgcttttgtttcttttaactACCTCACTCTCATGATAACACCAATTCTTTTGGAGACAGTCCAAAACAAGAGCTATCAGAAGATCCAAAGCTTGATACCATGGCCATCCAGTCATTCAGCTTATCATCTTTCTCTTTCAGTAATTATGATGACCACAACCCCCGCCCCCCTCTTCTGTTTATTCTTTTTAGCTGTCAAGTGCATTAGACAATTACTAATGTGCatttaccaaaagaaaagacCATTATTAATGTACCAAAAAGTATTAAATCAACGTCTGGAAGTCTGTAATATCTTATTGATTTATGAGTTCAAGAACATGTAGTGATCAACTTCTGGACTGAACCAAAAATTGTCCAAGTCGCAAAAAAGCTTCCCTCAAGGcaaagagttaaaaaaaaaaaaaatggcatctTTAAACATGACTTAGAGGCTAAGGatgcgcatggcaacacttctgctctagaaatcaatttttggctagaagatgatttttctacttttgctccagAGTAAATTTCTGAGCATAAGTAGATTGAAGAAGAGTGCTTGAGGGagagagtttttctttttttggttgaataggGAGAGAGATTGACTGGGCATTTGATTGTCTCTTTATGATTTTAACTTCgagagagaagtaatttttttttacttcttataATGGCTTCAAAACTATGTTTGGAgcaaaaaaacaattaaagaaatagaaaaataaagttgagaAACCAAATtaacttctgcttcagaaatgtTGTCTTACGTGTCCTAAAATTGCCATTTGTCACCTTTCCACTATGCATGTGAGAATTCTTAGGGAAAAGAATGGAGGAAAGAAATGCTGCAGCAAACAGACAAATGGTGGAACTCTGACATCTTTCGGCGTTGGTAACTCTTACAGTGACAAggaaatgaaaagaaggaaaaaaaaaaacacatttggacTTGCAGATGGAGATGGGCAAAGCACAAATCATTTTCAGTGTCTACCGACTCTCCCTTAGCTTTTTGCTCCCCCTTATCCCCTTATTTTCACGCCTACGCTTTCTGTCTTTTcgagattctctctcttcaaaattGCTGTCTTTTTTTACTCGTTTCTAATCTTTTGCGTATCTCCTGTCGTTTGTGGTGGGGCTGATGTTGTCTTATTGGAAGAAGAAGGTGTGGTCAATGAGCTTAGGGAACAACAATCTTGAAGGTTCTTGATATCCCGGCGGTGAAGACGGTGTAGTCAGCGAGCATAtcaaaacattttcacattcaGCTCCATTTACGTtgtaaaaattgaattatttgaaaaaaaaaaaaaagacaaatgctcacctgtattgcttgaaataattaggatACACATGATAATACTTCTAAAAGtaaatttttgctctagaaattagggtgcgcatggtaacactttcgggatttctactccaaaagtttgaaataattggggtgcgcatggtaacacttgcTATTTCAAACTTCCGgagtagaaatttatttggtaatgcaacttctgaagtagaaattcgtttggtaaaaatttttacttctaaaattatttttttccttaatttgagatgttacaaaaaattaattctcaactcaagaagtacttctcgtctcaccctcttttcattacgctctcaccctcttttcaatACGCCTCTCTTTCCCAATCATGCCTTTGTTGTTGTCGACAACCACCGTCGATTGCTCGCCATCGACCACTGCCGACCGCCGCAACCCCCTACCGCCAACCATTGTTGCGCACTATTGCCCTTCACAGGCCACCACCGGTCGCCCCCCGACTTTCGCCTACCGCCGCCCCCTCGCCGACCGTTGTGCCACCCCCTGttgaccaccgccaaccaccgcctcCATTGACCACCGCTCGTCGTTGCCAACCACCGATCCCGCCCCCGCAACCAAGTCACCATCTTCAGGTGCCGgagtaaaaaatgaataataattttttattcttaaaaattaaaataatatttttaataataaaaattatttttaaagaaattaaaaaaagaagtaaaatttttttgaccaccgaTAATAATTcgtcgtagaagattttgtgttaataaagttCCGgatgtagaaattttcaaccgtttcTCCGAtcgtaaatcaacttctggagcataagtagaaaaatcaacttttgcttctgagtaaaagtaaaaaaatctacttatagctagaagttaatttctgaatcagaagtgttgtcatttGCGCCCTTAgtcactgaaaaatattttcattatcaacgaCAATTTAGGTTTACACATTTTCGtaaacaatgaaaatgttttgtattcattcattttcgtaaacgagtaattatttttggaaaatgtttcccAAAAATATTACCAAAAGGTTCTAACCCTATTGTGATTGggccaattttgtcctaaatcttttttttttttatcaattttgttcttAACGTTTTGTATTCATGTCAATTTattccttccggccaattttggctgaaaatcgttgGCATGGCGCTGCCGGCACTAACGtgatcaattttcaataatatttcaattttgtcttatttattgttgttttcttgttctttttctttctcttcttgttcttgttcttattCCTGCTCCAATTGGCCAACGAGCCTGGCAAAGCTTGCCGGAGGTAGGCAAGGCTCGCCCTCACCAATGGCCATCGGGGTCGAGCTTTGCCGGTCCTTGCCTTTAGCTTGTCTCTAGGCTCGTTGGCTGAttggatgaggaagaagaagaagacaaaaaagaaaaataaaaaaatagaaaataaaaaagaaatagaaataataatttttttgaaaaatattaaaatattataaaaattattcacgtcggcgctTGTGACATCATATAAGCAATTCtagcaaaaattgatcggaatgattgaattgacacaaatgcaaagagttaatgattgaattgacatgaatgcaaaatgtttaggactgaattaacacaattgcaatagatttaagacttttttggtaatattccctatatttttaaatttttcatttttcatgaaataagtGGATCTTAAGTGATTAAATTCTCCTCGTATGAAAACCATGGAGGAGAAAAATTGGAAGTAAAACGGCTTCTTCAATTTGCTGTATTTTCTAAAGGCACTATTTGTATTTCTCGTAAAGTTGATGTTAtgagtccaactagatatattgatGAGTTTGGACTCGAGTTCATTTTTAGAGATCTGACGAACGTGTAAATTGTGTTAGGAAATTCCCACATTAAACAATTTGTGTTGGCGATCTCCATCCCGAAAAGTCTCGCATTAAATCGGATGGAGGTATCGGATTTGTGCCGTGTGTGCGTTGCGCATTAGCCACGTGTCGCGAGGTGAGGGCATCATGTAAGAGGGGCTTTTTGTTGCAGTTCTATGGGTGGAACCAGTATCGCAACAAGTGTTGAAAGCAGGGTACTTCCAAAGAGGGACCTTATGATCTGGCATCTGATTCAATTCCACCTCCACATCATTAGAAATCTGAAGATCTCTGCAATGTGCCATCTTCCATCAGCAAAAAGACtgtttgattcttttttattattttattttgtggtgAGACAACATCTTGGATCACTCATGCACAAAATTGTACCTCTCTAGTATGGTAagagaattaatttttcatatttattgagGTTTAAGGTTATGGTTTATCTTATAATTAGGACAACCCTCTTGAGGTTTCGCCGGCGCAAAATGAAACCTTTCGTTTAAAGGGTACGTTTAATACTCAGAAGTCGAGAATGGATTGAAATggaattaaatttgaaaaacctCTCGTAACTCTTCTTTTCGATTATAAACAATGGAATCGTCCATCCCGAAACGCTCATATCTTGACTCGTGCTTTGATCATGTCTTTCGCATCAAATCGTATTCATTTCCAATTATACTCTTTATGTTTCCCCTTGCCTTTGGCactttttatttgagaaataatTGCAATTTGAAATGTAAAAGTTTTTTCCATCGCAAAGTATGGTCCACATGCTACATGCAGAAAACTCGGAAAAAcaaaggctccatttgtttcgtggaaaataattttcgaaaaaatattttttggattttttggagtttggttcacaaaaaataagctagtttaggaaaacattttccaactataaaaaaaaaatgcaaaagtggggaaaatgttttcctctttttgagaagaggaaaacattttcctcctctttccttcctcctctctgtcacatttcttttcttttcattttataattttatttaaaatttcaaaaaataggttttttatttttctcttttcttttcttttttttaaaattttttctttccttcttctttggccggTCGCCGGTCATGGTCACTGTCAGCGACTAGCCACAGGCGAGGCAAGGCTTCGCCGGCCTAGAGCGAGGCCAGGCACcgctagatctagcgaggcgAACAAATCCCAACCCGAAAAAACATACTCGAATCCAATGACAGTTGAACGCAATGCAACAAACACATGACAAACAATCAAACCATGCATGCAACATCCGAACAAGCAGGGAGCCATGATAGCTCAATCACAGACAACGAAAACCGGCAAAAACACTCGGAGTAATTTTGCGGGAGAGCAGAATATACCCCAGGAAGAAAGTGAGGATCCCGCCCTTTGACCGATAAGCCACCGTCGACGAGTAACCCGGCAGCTTTGGCACCAGGAAGGCAGGAAGTGGAGATTCGAGGAGAAGCCAAACTAGAGGTCCGAGAGGAGAGCGCTCGAGCTAGCCGGAATCCGGCTAGCTCGAGCCTCGCTGGAGGCTCAACGGCCGATCTCCAGCcgaagatgaaagaaaaaagaaaaataaaaataaaaaaggaaaataattaagaaattgatttttttaaaaaataaaaagtaaaaataataaaaaagaattattaaaagGCCTGTACAGTTGAAATTGATTTCCCTTACgaaatgacggaaaatatttttcagtttgttttcaagtttcaatcaaacaccggaaaatatcgccattttttcgaaaaacgattttctggaaaacatttttcatgaaacaaacggagtagAAAAAGAAGATTTGGTTGAATTTTTTCTGTTagtttcattctttttaataaaaaagatgagagaaaatttgCCCACACATTGATTTTTTTCACCGAGTCTC contains:
- the LOC115744019 gene encoding uncharacterized protein LOC115744019 isoform X3, whose product is MMNRDDIPVGVGGEGGISLNGVIMPEVGGYLPIIDQGMSTEGGCRYRQAIPLGLRGRLDINTNYGIRKGFLPKVAKVNEGHRTYIPLKQASAQQVMKDAISSGPITVFLMGTHTNFALFLMTNPHLKRNVEHIYAMGGAIRSTCPKVSDPSQQAACANIGNLFPRDSNPYAEFNFFGDPFAAYEVLHSGIPVTLVPLDATRTIPVDKNFFQAFERSQDTYEAHYCFQSLKMVRDTWFSDRFHENYYMWDSFMVGVAISNMRNQQNLEEENAFAEMEYINITVVTSNKPYGVSDGSNPFFDGLTVPKFRLRNNGVHSGHVQMGMQDPFCEAENKGTCQDGYTEEATGPEAVRVLVATKAKPSQDTKSSLNKEFYESFLNVLNNPEQSGRFNITTQFPHYREIMLKPDSDMRSTGKPVVFDMDMSAGDFLSLLYLLKVPRELINLKGIIAGSTGWATAATVDIVYDVLHMMGRDDIPVGLGDAFAHEQTDPTFPAIGDCKYRKAIPHGGGGFLDADTLYGLSHDLPNSPRRYTAENSMRFGAPRNTDHPEFRQPLAVDVWKSVVKSLDPAAKITILSNGPLTNLASIIHLKNSSSVIQDIYVVGGHVGDGNERGNLFTVPCNKFAEFNMFLDPLAAKAVFASGLNITLIPLGMQRRVSSFPMILNKLQVANRTPEASLAHHLLATLWKLQQKHNIYHHMDLFLGETLGAVTLASNISHLNRTFEFKPLNILADGDESKIGEIIIDEKRGKPVKILRSIDEEAYYEHFAEVLGNERQSAVPGSYGEPQRADTESQAGVSTVMREVSNLLPLELGLILFSLCLHMMVCIRIRQQ
- the LOC115744019 gene encoding uncharacterized protein LOC115744019 isoform X1 — its product is MVSTGILRIMVLIGCIGFMMNILDARSRQILVDTDLDIDDILALFYLLKQNRSEFDLQAITINANGWSDAGHAVNHLYDILFMMNRDDIPVGVGGEGGISLNGVIMPEVGGYLPIIDQGMSTEGGCRYRQAIPLGLRGRLDINTNYGIRKGFLPKVAKVNEGHRTYIPLKQASAQQVMKDAISSGPITVFLMGTHTNFALFLMTNPHLKRNVEHIYAMGGAIRSTCPKVSDPSQQAACANIGNLFPRDSNPYAEFNFFGDPFAAYEVLHSGIPVTLVPLDATRTIPVDKNFFQAFERSQDTYEAHYCFQSLKMVRDTWFSDRFHENYYMWDSFMVGVAISNMRNQQNLEEENAFAEMEYINITVVTSNKPYGVSDGSNPFFDGLTVPKFRLRNNGVHSGHVQMGMQDPFCEAENKGTCQDGYTEEATGPEAVRVLVATKAKPSQDTKSSLNKEFYESFLNVLNNPEQSGRFNITTQFPHYREIMLKPDSDMRSTGKPVVFDMDMSAGDFLSLLYLLKVPRELINLKGIIAGSTGWATAATVDIVYDVLHMMGRDDIPVGLGDAFAHEQTDPTFPAIGDCKYRKAIPHGGGGFLDADTLYGLSHDLPNSPRRYTAENSMRFGAPRNTDHPEFRQPLAVDVWKSVVKSLDPAAKITILSNGPLTNLASIIHLKNSSSVIQDIYVVGGHVGDGNERGNLFTVPCNKFAEFNMFLDPLAAKAVFASGLNITLIPLGMQRRVSSFPMILNKLQVANRTPEASLAHHLLATLWKLQQKHNIYHHMDLFLGETLGAVTLASNISHLNRTFEFKPLNILADGDESKIGEIIIDEKRGKPVKILRSIDEEAYYEHFAEVLGNERQSAVPGSYGEPQRADTESQAGVSTVMREVSNLLPLELGLILFSLCLHMMVCIRIRQQ
- the LOC115744019 gene encoding uncharacterized protein LOC115744019 isoform X2 yields the protein MVSTGILRIMVLIGCIGFMMNILDARSRQILVDTDLDIDDILALFYLLKQNRSEFDLQAITINANGWSDAGHAVNHLYDILFMMNRDDIPVGVGGEGGISLNGVIMPEVGGYLPIIDQGMSTEGGCRYRQAIPLGLRGRLDINTNYGIRKGFLPKGHRTYIPLKQASAQQVMKDAISSGPITVFLMGTHTNFALFLMTNPHLKRNVEHIYAMGGAIRSTCPKVSDPSQQAACANIGNLFPRDSNPYAEFNFFGDPFAAYEVLHSGIPVTLVPLDATRTIPVDKNFFQAFERSQDTYEAHYCFQSLKMVRDTWFSDRFHENYYMWDSFMVGVAISNMRNQQNLEEENAFAEMEYINITVVTSNKPYGVSDGSNPFFDGLTVPKFRLRNNGVHSGHVQMGMQDPFCEAENKGTCQDGYTEEATGPEAVRVLVATKAKPSQDTKSSLNKEFYESFLNVLNNPEQSGRFNITTQFPHYREIMLKPDSDMRSTGKPVVFDMDMSAGDFLSLLYLLKVPRELINLKGIIAGSTGWATAATVDIVYDVLHMMGRDDIPVGLGDAFAHEQTDPTFPAIGDCKYRKAIPHGGGGFLDADTLYGLSHDLPNSPRRYTAENSMRFGAPRNTDHPEFRQPLAVDVWKSVVKSLDPAAKITILSNGPLTNLASIIHLKNSSSVIQDIYVVGGHVGDGNERGNLFTVPCNKFAEFNMFLDPLAAKAVFASGLNITLIPLGMQRRVSSFPMILNKLQVANRTPEASLAHHLLATLWKLQQKHNIYHHMDLFLGETLGAVTLASNISHLNRTFEFKPLNILADGDESKIGEIIIDEKRGKPVKILRSIDEEAYYEHFAEVLGNERQSAVPGSYGEPQRADTESQAGVSTVMREVSNLLPLELGLILFSLCLHMMVCIRIRQQ